The Mauremys reevesii isolate NIE-2019 linkage group 1, ASM1616193v1, whole genome shotgun sequence genome has a segment encoding these proteins:
- the LOC120376376 gene encoding olfactory receptor 52K1-like: LLGIPGLEAAHIWISIPFCAMYTIAILGNFTILFIVKREPSLHEPMFYFLCMLAITDLVMSTSTIPKMLSIFWFNSREISFSACLTQMYFVHSFSTMESGMLAAMAFDRYVAICNPLRYCTTLTNFAVAKIGLAVVRRSGILILPYPFLVRQWPYCTTNIIPHFYCGHIAVVKLACADIRINSYYGLFDLFSVIGMDVFFIAVSYTLILRFFFLFCGTTATVAKPVVCSLFAHLYGRQGHNMGPARKSS; this comes from the exons ctgctgggcattcctggcctggaggcagcccatatctggatctccatccccttctgtgctaTGTAcaccatagccatcttggggaacttcaccatcctgttcatcgtgaagagggagccgagcctccatgagcccatgttctatttcctttgcatgctggccatcaccgacctggtcatgtccacatccactatacccaaaatgctgagcatcttctggttcaattccagggagatcagtttcagtgcctgcctcacccagatgtacttcgttCATTCATTCTCAACAATGGAGTCTGGAATGCTTGccgccatggcttttgatcgctatgtggccatctgcaatCCTCTGAGATACTGCACTACCCTGACAAATTTTGCTGTGGCCAAGATAGGTCTGGCCGTGGTGCGGCGTAGTGGCATACTCATATTACCCTATCCCTTTCTGGTGAGGCAGTGGCCATACTGCACAACGAACATCATCCCACACTTCTATTGTGGGCATATagccgtggtgaagctggcctgcgctgaCATCCGCATCAATAGTTACTATGGGCTGTTTGATCTTTTCTCTGTGATTGGaatggatgtgttttttattgccgtgtcctatactctgatcctccgg ttctttttccttttctgcgGCACCACCGCTACAGTCGCCAAACCGGTGGTCTGCTCTCTATTTGCCCATCTCTATGGGCGGCAGGGTCATAACATGGGCCCAGCCAGAAAATCATCATAA
- the LOC120397942 gene encoding olfactory receptor 52E4-like: MSDSNTTYFTNPSTFILLGIPGLEASHIWISIPFCAVYTIAVLGNFTILFIVKRETSLHEPLFYFLCMLAITDLVMSTSTIPKMLSIFWFNSREISFSACLTQMYFVNCFSGMESGILVAMAFDRYVAICNPLRYSTILTNSAVAKIGLAVVLRSGILALPYPFLVRQWPYCRTNVIPHFYCGHMAVVKLACADIRINSYYGLFDLFSVIGLDVFFIAVSYTQILRAIFRLPTKDARLKTFRTCISHLCAISALYIPDFFSSLIQRFGHNVPLHFLILITSVYQLVPPMIHPIIYGVRTKQIRGRLLHLFTHKGT, translated from the coding sequence ATGTCAGATTCTAACACAACttacttcaccaacccctccaccttcatcctgcttgGCATTCCTGGCCTAGAGGCATCCCATATATGGATCTCCATTCCTTTCTGTGCTGTGTACACCATAGCCGTGTTGGGGAACTTCACTatcctgttcatcgtgaagaGGGAGACAAGCCTCCATGAGCCCCTATTCTATTTCCtatgcatgctggccatcaccgacctggtcatgtccacatccaccatacccaaaatgctgagcatcttctggttcaattccagggagatcagtttcagtgcctgcctcacccagatgtacttcgttAACTGCTTCTCAGGGATGGAGTCTGGAATCcttgtggccatggcttttgatcgctacgtggcTATCTGCAATCCTCTGAGATATTCAACGATCCTGACAAACTCTGCTGTGGCCAAAATAGGCCTGGCTGTGGTGCTGCGTAGTGGCATACTCGCAttgccctatcccttcctggtgaggcagtggccatattgcagaaccaatgTCATCCCCCACTTCTATTGTGGGCATATggccgtggtgaagctggcctgcgctgaCATCCGCATCAATAGTTACTATGGGCTGTTTGATCTTTTCTCTGTGATCGGactggatgtgttttttattgcCGTGTCCTACACTCAGATCCTCCGGGCCATCTTtcgcctccccacaaaggatgcccggctcaaaacttttcgtacctgcatctctcatctttgtgccatctcagctttgtacatcccagatttcttctcctctctcattcagcggtttggccacaatgtgccaCTACATTTCCTCATTCTTATTACCAGTGTGTACCAGCTGGTGCCCCCCATGATACACCCCATCAtttatggggtgaggaccaagCAGATCCGGGGCAGGCTGCTCCACCTCTTTACTCATAAGGGGACCTAA